TCGTCCATGCCCTAGTTTCTGTTTCCCCTGTAGTTAAATAAGTGCGCAATCCTAATAATTGATAGGTTGCTTTAATCAGAGACTGTAAACCCCCTTCTGTCACCCCTAAAGACTCTAAAAACTCCGCCTTTTCTTCTGAAGACAAATCCACCAACTCGGATTCTACCTGCGCTGACACCACAATCACCAACGCATTTTCTTTTTGTGCTTCTTCCTTAACTTTTTCTACCCACTCATTACCCGTTGCTAAATCCTCATCGCTCACATTAGCGGCATAAATGACAGGTTTTGCGGTTAATAATCCCAAAGGTTTAATGATTGCCAATTCATCTTCACTTAAATCTACTTCCCTCACTGCTTTACCATCGTCTAACACGGGGAAAATACGCTCTAATATCTCCAATTCTTCCGCTGCCTCTTTACTATTACCCCGTGCCTGTTTTCTCAACCTTTCCAAACGGCGCTCAACTTGACTTAAATCAGCAAGGGATAACTCAAGGTTAATCACTTCCATATCACGCACGGGATCAACTGAGCCAGAAACATGGATAATATCATCACTATCAAAACATCTCACCACATGGATAATGGCATCCACTTCCCTAATATTTGCTAAAAATTGATTCCCTAAACCTTCCCCTTTACTAGCGCCCTTCACCAATCCAGCAATATCCACAAATTCCATGCGCGTGGGGACAACTTTAGCAGAATTAGAAATTTTTGCCAATACTTGTAAACGTTCATCAGGAACGGCTACCACTCCCACATTAGGCTCAATGGTGCAAAAAGGAAAATTAGCTGCATCAGCCTTGGCATTAGCCACCACAGCGTTAAATAAGGTCGATTTGCCCACGTTAGGTAAGCCCACAATTCCTGCTCTTAACATACTATTCCTATTCTTTTAATTATCCATGGTCTATTATCTGTGATTTATTGGAAGTAACGCAAGTTTTTTATTTTCTCTCTTCCCTCATTAGTTAATATTGCTAATTAGTTGCATTAATAGCAGAGATATATTATTATTTAGTAATAGAAATTATTAATAATTAACAGAAAAAAGAGGAAAGTTAGTCGTGATTAAAAATAGAATATCTTGGTCATCAAAGCTATTTACCACCATCGGTTTAGCCACTGTCATGGGTATAACGGTGACGGGCGCTGTTGATGTATTCTCTCTCAAACCTCTAACTGCTGAAGAATTAACCGCAGGAGAAAAGGCTAACGCTGATTTTAGAGACACCTTGAATAGTAAGCAATTACTAACAGAATTACAAAAAGGAGGTTATGTAATTTATTTTCGTCATGCTTCCACGGAAAAAGACTACGCCGATCAAGTTAGCGCCACCATGGGAAATTGTTCTACCCAAAGAACTTTAAGTGAGAAGGGATGGCAAGAAGCTCGAATGATTGGTAAAGCCTTTAATTATTATTCAATTCCCGTGGGGGAAGTGATTAGTAGTCAGTATTGTCGGGCATGGCAAACGGCTGATTTGGCTTTCGGGCGCTATGTCAAAAACAGCGCCCTCAACTTTCCGAAAGCGGAAGATTATACCGATGAACAATTGGCAATGATGAAAACGCAATTAATGCCCATGTTAACCAAATTACCACCCCAAGGCATGAATACGGTTATCGTTGGTCATGATGACTTATTTGAGGCAACCACAGGCATTTATCCCGATCCCCAAGGCATGGCTTATGTGGTGCAACCTGATGGCGCTGGAGGATTCCGTTTAGTGGCAAATATGTTGCCCAGTGATTGGATTGATTTAAACCGTTAAATTTGAGAAGTGGAGAAAGGGAGACGGGGAGAAAGGGAGAAGGGGAGAAAGGGGAGAAAGGGAGACGGGGTGGTATCTTCGATATTTTTTTCTAATAATTGATTTTTCATAAATGATTTAGGACTTCTATATTAGTTCGTAAGTCATAATAAATTTAACGGTAGTTCAAGCTATCTTTTTTAAATTTACCTTTGCCCCTTGCCCTTTGCCCCTTGACCTTTTTACTAATTATTTTACTAATTATTTATGAAAAATTGCCACAGCGCCATAACGAGAGTTTCGGGAAATGCTCAAAAACGGATTATTTTGATTGGGCAACCCAACACAGGGAAATCAACGGTTTTTAATCGCTTAACGGGTTTAAATGCCCATGTGGGTAATTGGCATGGCATTACGGTGGATTTGTTGCAGGGAGAAATTAATCTTGATGATGAGTTGGTAGAAATAGTTGATTTACCCGGTATTTATGACTTACGGGGTTTTTCAGAAGATGAAACGGTAGTACAAAAGTTTTTTGCTGATTTTGCTTTTGATTTGGTGTTGGTGGTGGTTAATGCTAGTCAAATTGAAAGGCAGTTAAATTTAATTTTAGAGTTGAGGGCGCTGGGTTTACCTTGTATTGTGCTGTTGAATATGGCGGATGAAGCGAAGCGCTATGGTATCGACATCAATCATCATCTTTTAGCTGAAAAGTTAGCTATCCCTGTTTTTTCCGTCAGTGCTAAATATGATAAAGGTTTTCAGCCCTTGTTGCGTGAGGTGAAGCGAGAGATTCACCGTGAAAAAGACTCTTTTCAAGTACCGGAAATTAAGGCATATTTAGAAAATAACCTCAAGGCTGGAGAAAAAGAGCAAATTCTTGCCGATACCGTAAAGTTACCCAGTGAAGGCATTAAAACTTTAACGGATACCCTTGACAATATCTTATTACATCCTATTTTCGGCTTACCAATTTTTTTCGCTTCCATGTTGGGGATTTTCTTTTTAATTTGGTATTTAGGTTTACCCTCCCAAGATGTGATGGATTTTATTACTACTGCCATCGCTGACAAGGTGATTTTTCCTTTAGTTTCTCCTTTGCCTGATATTATCCAGAGTTTTATTATTAACGGAGTATGGCTAGGATTTGCTACCGTAGCGTCTTTCGTGCCATTAATTGTGATTTTCTTTTTTGTTATGGCAGGGGTAGAAGATAGCGGTTATCTTTCCCGTTCTGCTTATTTGATGGATAGTTTCATGGCAAAAATGGGCTTAGATGGTAGGGCATTTGTGATGCAAATGATGGGTTTTGGTTGTAATGTACCAGCGTTAATGGGTACTAGAATTATTCGTGATTCACGGATGAGGGCGCTGAGTATGTTAATTATACCCTTTGCGTTATGCTCAGCGCGCCTCGCCGTATTTGTTTTTATCATCTCTGCCATTTTTCCCCCTCACATTGCCCCACTGGTGCTATTTTCCCTTTATGTGCTGAGTTTTATGGCTAGTTTTGCGGTGGCGTGGGTATTTAGTCAAAGTCAAGAGTTTCAAAGTAAAGAGCCTTTTATTATTGAATTACCGCCCTATCGTGTGCCTACGGTAAAACAAGTATTATTAAGAGGGTGGGGAGAAGTGAGAGAATTTTTGAGGCGCGCTACTAATTTTATTATTATTGGTTGTGTTGCCGTGTGGTTTTTAACTTCCTTTCCTACCAATACCACAGGTTTAGATACTTGGGGAGGACAATTAGGGCAATTTCTCGCTCCTATTATGCAACCCATTGGAATTGATCCCTATTTAACTTTATCATTGATTTTCGGTTTTATTGCCAAAGAAATTGTTATCGGTTCATTTGTGACTATTTATGCTATGAATACCAGCGCCCTTGCCACTTATTTTGGCGCTACTATTTCCATACCATCCGCTTTATCTTTTTGTGTCTTTTGCTTACTCTATACCCCTTGTTTAACTACCGTTGCCACCCTCAAAGCCGAGAGTAAATCATGGAAGTTGACTATTTTTTCTCTCTTATTTTCTTTTGCCTATGCTTGGTTAATGGCATTTATTTTTTATCGAGGAGCATTATTAATAATTGATAATTGATAATGGACAATTGATAATTCATAATTTATAAGCATTTCACCGCGACACCGCGACACCCGACACCTGACACCTCCCCCTCACCAAAATACTTTTTCAGCAACCCCTATCTAAATATGCTTAAATAGGTGAAAACTCCCTATAATCCTTGTAATATGATGAGCAAAAAATTTATTCCTGTCATCCTCGCTGGTGGAAAAGGTGAAAGATTCTGGCCCCTCAGTCGCCAAAAGCGCCCGAAACAATTTCTTTCCCTTGATGATAGTGGTACAAGTTTATTACAAGCGACCGCCGAACGTTTATTACCCTTAGCAGATGGTTGGGAAAATTTATTGGTGATTACCTCTGCATTGGTGGCAGACAACGTCAGGCAACAATTACCCCAATTACCTGATAGCAATATTTTAGTCGAACCAGTAGGCAAGGATACCGCCCCAGCCGTAGCATGGTCAAGTCTTATCATAGCGGAAAAATTTGGGGGAGGGGCGCTGGCTGGTTTTTTTCCCTCCGATCATTGGATTGGTAATCAAGACCAATTTTTAGCTACAATCGAAGCAGGGATTAACTTTGCGCAACAACAACAAGCCATCGTCACTCTTGGTATTAATCCTACTTATCCATCCACAGGTTATGGATACATAGAACAGGGCGAAAGTCAAGGAGAAATTAATAATTTACCTGTTTATAAAGTGAGTCGTTTTACTGAAAAACCAGATCAAGAAACGGCTACTAAATTTATCGCTACTGGTCAATATAATTGGAATAGTGGAATGTTTATTTTTCCCGTTGATTTAGTTATAGGAGAATTAAACAAATACGCCCCTGAAATTATGAATCCCCTACAAGAAAAGGGGGAGGGCGCTTATGAAGATTTGCCTAAAATTAGTATCGATTATGCCTTGATGGAAAAGACTGATTTAGCTTACATTTTACCTGCTGATTTCGGTTGGGATGATTTGGGGGATTGGGGGGCGCTGGAAAGACTATTAGATAGTAATGACAGTAATATTTCCAACAGTAATAATATTACTTATGATACTAAAAATTCGATTATTTATAGCAGTGAAAAAGAAGAAATAATCATGACTATCGGAGTAGAAGATTTAGTTATTGTTAGAGACGGCAATGCTACTTTAATAGCCCATAAAAATAATACTCAAGATATTAAAAAAGCACTTAAACTATTACAAAAAAAACGAGAAAATGATAAATTTTTATAACATTGACTGAAAGTAAACAGGTTTTTGTCATAAACTAAAGATAAATTATATTGTGAAAAAATTTTTATTCCAATGCCTAATAGTTATCAAGTTCGTTTAGTTAATGCCCAAAAAAATTTAGATAGTACCATAGAAGTCATGGCAGATGAGTACATTTTAGACGCTGCGGAAAGACAAGGATTTAATCTGCCCTATTCCTGTCGTGCAGGAGTTTGCGTCAGTTGTACTGCTAAACTAACAGAAGGTAGTGTAGACCATGATTATGATTTTTTGAAGCAAAAAGAAATAGATGCTGGATTTTTCTTGACTTGCAAAGCCTACGCTACTTCTGATTGTGTTATTAAAACTCATCAAGAAGACGCTTTACTTGATTTGTAATGAATTGTGTATTAAACATCTCCGAAAATTAAACTTTCAATGCCCAAAACCATTGCAGAGACGTAAAACTTTACTTCTCTACTAAAATTATTATTAATTAAAATTTACTGATAATGCCACCGCCTAATAACATCTCACCATGATAAATCACTGCCGCCTGTCCGGGAGTAACTCCAAATTGAGGCTCATTAAATACTAACTTTATTTTACCTTCCGCTAAAGGGATGACGTTAACTGGTTGAGGAGGTGTACGATAACGAATTTTAGCTTCTGCCGTTAAAGGAGTGGTGGTGGGCGCTATGGATACCCAATTCATCCTCTCGACAATACATTCACTTTTACCCCCTTCCTCACGGGTGGCAACTACCACACGATTCATCACTGTGTCTAATTTCACTACATATAACGGCTCTGAATAGGCAACCCCTAGCCCTTTGCGTTGCCCAATAGTATAATGATGTACCCCCTCATGCGCCCCTAACACATTCCCTGATAAATCGACAATTTCCCCAGCTTTGGGTTTAATATATTGATCTAAAAAGTCTTTCATGGAGCCATGGGCTTCAATTAGGCATAAATCTTGACTTTCAGGCTTTTCAGCAGTGCTGAGATTAAATTCATTGGCCAGCGCCCTTGTCTCAGTTTTAGTATGATTACCGAGAGGAAATACTAAATGGGCTAAAATTTCTTGACTTAAATCGTATAAAAAATAACTTTGATCTTTATTGCTATCTACCGCTTTTAGTAACTGAAAACGATTAGTATTTTCATCATATTGGATTCTCGCATAATGCCCCGTAGCGATTTTATCAATACCGAGGGTTTCTTGAGCATAACGCAACATGGGGGGAAATTTTACGGTACGATTACACTGAGAACAAGGTAACGGGGTGATACCATCCTCATAACCAGCGATAACGTAATCAATAATATGGGTTTGAAATAAATCACGGGTATCGACAATATGATGAGGAATGCCTAATTGTTCACAAATGGCAGCCGCATCTACCATACCTTCTGAGCAACATTGCCCTTTACCTTTCATTAACCAGAGGGTTAACCCTTCCACATGATAACCTTGATGGTGCAGACTCGCTGCCGCCACTGAACTATCTACTCCTCCTGATAAACCAACTACAACTTTATCCATATTCTCTTTATTGTCTTTTAACAACATCCCAAATTTTATTATAACCTCGCTAAAAAGCAATTGATAATTGATCAAAAGGGCAAGGGGCAAAAAATTTAGAATTTAGAATTTAGAAAATAATTACTTCTGCGTTCTACATTCTGCATTCTTTCCATTGTCAATTATCCATTGTCAATTTCCTCTCACGACTCCACTTTCTCAGCAACACCTAAAATAGCCTTGTCCTCGTAGTAAACCTGTATTAGCACCCGGACAAATATATTTTAGCCCTGATTTTTCGAGACGTTGATAAATTAATTCGCTGTGGCGTAATTGACGGCGCCAATGAAAGGTTTTTTTGAGCAGGAGGGGCGCTGGTTTGCCGTTTTTATTGGGTAAAAGATGACGACCAGAAAATAAAACCCCTCCCAATGGTTGATAATAGAAACACGATGAGCCGGGAGAGTAACCACAAGTCCAAATTAGCTCACATTCCGAAGTTAACTGATATTCTGCCTCGAAGGAGTGCGCCCTCAACCCCGGCAATAAGTATAACTCTTGTTCTTGAATCACTAATTGACAATCAAGAGCTTGGGTTATTTGCTTGATATGCTTACTTATACCGTCTCGATTAGTAATAAAAAGGTATGTAACACCCCCTTGTCGTTGTAAAAATTGTAAATTATCTTCATGATAAGGTGGGCAATCAATTAAAATATTACCCTCATCACTAATAATAAAATACGCTGTACCACCGAGAATATCTCGATTAGGAGGAAAAGCCCAAATATTATCTAAAATTTGTTTGGGAGGTTTAGTAGCGCCCTTCCCCTTCGTTAAGATGTTTTTTTCAGTAAAATTATTAATAGGGTTCATGGAGATCAAAATAATTAATTTCTATAGTATCAAATAATGAATAATGGATAATGAATAATGAATAATGAATAATGAAGTTTTAATACTTAATCATCTCTGCGTAAATCCTAAATTACCAATTTTCCATTACCCTTTGACATTGAGAATAAAAACTTTTTTAAATTAAAATGGAATCAATTATTATCTTTCTTGTTCTCAGCGTTGTTATTTACTTTATTATCAATAAAACTGTCAAAAAAATCACCACAACTCCCCCTTGGTTATTATGGTTAGCATTAATGACACCGAGTTTGATTTGGTTAGGGTGGCAACTCTGGCATCAAGGTAATGATAATCCCCCCGCAATTCTTCTCTATTTACCCCTCTTAATTTCTCCCATTGTTTACCGGTGGTTAATTCAAATTGGTAAACCAAAATCAAATCAGCCAGAGGCAAAAAAGCCTGTTTCTTCTGAAAATAATATGAATAACGATCCTTTTTCCCCTAAATCTAACTTACCACCCCAGCAAAAATCCCTACCTCGCCCTATTAATGATGAAGAGGAGAGGGCGCTGAAAGATTGTTTTCCTTGGGGAGTGTATTATCTACAAAAAATCGACTATTTACCCCAAGCCATCGTCTGTTTAGGAAAACTACGCACAGCGCCCGAAAAAGCCTATCCCACCGTCAAAGCCAACCTCGAAAAAGTCTTTCAAGATCGTTTTTTTGTCATCTTCCAAGAAACCATGCAAGGTAAACCTTTTTTTGCCCTTGTGCCCAATCCCGACTCCGCCGAGAATCAAGCTAAACAACCGACAGAAAAACTAACTAAACCCTTAACCGCACTGGTATTACTAATTTTAACCCTCGTCACCACCACCATCATCGGCACAGAAATTGACGGCGTGACAGTGACAGAATTAGAAAATAATGCTCGATTAGTATTCAATGGTTTACCCTACAGCTTATCTTTGTTGCTCATTCTGGGTATCCATGAATTAAGCCATTATCTATTTGCTGTTTATTATCGCATCAAGACTACCCTCCCCTACTTCATTCCCATTCCCTTCTTTTTAGGCACATTTGGGGCGTTTATTTCCATGAAATCACCCATGCCTAACCGCAAAGCGATGTTTGATGTTGCCCTCGCTGGACCTTTGGGGGGATTTTTGATTACCATACCTGTATTAGTGTGGGGCTTAAATTTTTCAGGGGTAGTACCCATGGCTGAAACCCCTAATATGCTCGATTTTAATGCCCTTGATCCACGTTTTTCCCTAATTTTTGCCATAATTAGCAAAATTGTTTTTGGCTCTGAATTAGGGGTAGGAGATGCCCTTAGCTTACATCCCATTGCTGTATCGGGATATATTGGTTTAATTGTCACTGCCTTAAATTTAATGCCTGTAGGGCAGTTAGACGGCGGACATATTGTCCATGCTATGTTTGGACAAAGTAAAGCGGTGATTATCGGTCAAATTACCCGTTTTCTGATGATTTTATTAGCATTTGTGCGAGGAGAGTTTTTGTTGTGGGCGCTAATCCTTCTCTTTATGCCCATTGCCGATCAACCGGCGCTTAATGATGTCACAGAATTGGATAATAAGCGCGATTTTCTCGGTTTGCTTTCTTTATTATTATTAATTGTCATTTTATTTCCCCTCCCCCGTGCCTTAGTTAGCTTACTTAATTTATAAGAAAGAGGAAATAATATTAAAAATCTTCCCCTCAATTTTGTACCCAAAAAAATTTTTGACACATTTTCAATTTTCGTAGGGGTTGAACATTGTTCAACCCATTAGATCAAGTCCTACATTCCACCGTGTAATGAATTACACGGCTAATAAGTTTACGTTCAATAAATTGAACTAAGATTATTTAGGGTTTGCTAAAAAAGTGGAGTGGTGAGGTGTCAGGTTTCGGGTGTTAGGTGAAATGCTCATATAAATCAAAGACTTTGCCATAATAATCATTTTCCATAAATTGCTATTTTGTGTCAATTATTTTTGATTCCCACACCCAAAATACCCTTTTTTTCTAAAAATCCTCTATGTTTTGCAATACTTTGACCAGATTCGGGCTAGAAGCCCGAAATACGGTGAAAAAGTTTTTTTTTGAGATGTTTAATGCAAAACAAGGGGTTTAAACTCCTAGACAAAAGCCTAAAGAGGACGATAAACCCGATAATTAATACTAGGGAAAATGTTATCAATAGCTTCCACTTTTTCTAACCAACCAGAATCAATTTCACCGCTATAAATATCCTGCTCTAATTTATTCAAACGCAATAAATGACTTTTCGTGCGCCGTTCGGCATAGGGTACCATTGTACCAGTACGCATAATAAACGCCCAATCAGACGACTGCGCCAATAACAACTCTCTGGCACACTGATTCAGCGCGCGCCACTCCAAATCGTCTGCGGGTTCTCTTTTTGCCAAATTGATCATTTTTTCAGCACCCTTGTGGAGATGAGGATAAATCCAAGCATTGGTAGTATTTAACCAATATTCATGGAAACCTTTATAACCCCAACTAGATTGAGAAGGAATCGCCACCTGTTGTTGAGGATGCCCTTTGAGATAGTCGGCTAAATGAATCATAGATAGAGTATCCTGATCAAACCAAGCCTTACGGAACAGAAAATCAATAAATTGAGGACCTTCATACCACCAATGACCATATAACTCAGCATCATACGGTGATACTACAATGGGTTCTCGTTGCATAATTCCGGCTAAATGCTGAACCTGTTGCATACGATTATACAAGAAATTTCCAGCGTGTTCAGCGGCTTTTTCCTTTGCCCAATAAGGATCATATAACGCCTTGTCAGATAAACCAGCTTGACGACTGGTAATCTTATGATACTTTATACCGACATTTTTCCTTTGACCATTGGGCATAATATAAGGTTTAATGTAGTCGTAATCAGCTTCCCAACCAATATCCTTATAAAATTCACGGTAAACAGGATCACCCGGATAACCCACTTCAGAAGACCAAACCTGCTGAGAAGACTCATGATCACGTCCAAATACTGCTACCCCTGTTTCAGTAAAAATCGGTGCATAAGTGCCAAAACGAGGGCGAGGGCGCGCGTAGAGCAAACCATGACCATCCGTTAGGAAGTAACGCAAACCAGCATCAGCTAACATTCTTTCTAAACCTTCATAGTAAGCGCACTCCGGCAACCAAATACCTCTAGGGCGCGCGCCGAAATTTTCTTCATAATGCTGACAAGCCACCTCAATTTGAGCCCATACCGCTTGAGGATACATTTTCATCAAAGGTAAATAACCATGGGTTGCACCGCAAGTGATAATCTCCAGATTATTACTATCCTGAAACTGTTTAAAAGCGCTAACTAAATCCCCTTTATAAAATTCCCAGACCTCACGAGTGGCTTTAAATTCTTGATCATAATGTTCAGCAAGATATTTAATATGTCCATTGTGTTTATTAAGCTCGATTTCTTTAGTAATTAATTCTTGTAACTTACTTAAATGTTCGTCGTAGCGCTCTTGTAGTAGTTTATCTCTTAACATGGACACCAGAGGAGGTGTCATACTCATAGTGATTTTAAAATCAACTCCGTCTCGTTTTAATCCCTGAAAAACCTGTAACAAAGGAATATAAGTTTCGGTGATAGCTTCGTATAACCATTCTTCTTCGAGGACATAATCACTTTCCGGATGGCGAACAAAGGGAAGATGTGCGTGTAACACGAGGGCGAGATAGCCGAGAGCCATAATATGTCTATGTGTTATTGTCGATTTTTATAGTGGGACAGTTTTATGATCCGTCTTCATGAATTGTAAGCTAATTTGTGATGTTTTCCACATTTTCTCTTTAATTGCTTAAAAAGTGCCCTCCACCACACCCAAAACAATTCTCCACCTTTGTAAGCAGGAGGTTTTCAA
The window above is part of the Cyanobacterium sp. T60_A2020_053 genome. Proteins encoded here:
- the ychF gene encoding redox-regulated ATPase YchF yields the protein MLRAGIVGLPNVGKSTLFNAVVANAKADAANFPFCTIEPNVGVVAVPDERLQVLAKISNSAKVVPTRMEFVDIAGLVKGASKGEGLGNQFLANIREVDAIIHVVRCFDSDDIIHVSGSVDPVRDMEVINLELSLADLSQVERRLERLRKQARGNSKEAAEELEILERIFPVLDDGKAVREVDLSEDELAIIKPLGLLTAKPVIYAANVSDEDLATGNEWVEKVKEEAQKENALVIVVSAQVESELVDLSSEEKAEFLESLGVTEGGLQSLIKATYQLLGLRTYLTTGETETRAWTIIAGMKAPQAAGVIHSDFERGFIRAETVAYNDLVKTGGMGAAKEQGLVRSEGKEYVVQEGDVLLFRFNV
- a CDS encoding histidine phosphatase family protein; protein product: MGITVTGAVDVFSLKPLTAEELTAGEKANADFRDTLNSKQLLTELQKGGYVIYFRHASTEKDYADQVSATMGNCSTQRTLSEKGWQEARMIGKAFNYYSIPVGEVISSQYCRAWQTADLAFGRYVKNSALNFPKAEDYTDEQLAMMKTQLMPMLTKLPPQGMNTVIVGHDDLFEATTGIYPDPQGMAYVVQPDGAGGFRLVANMLPSDWIDLNR
- the feoB gene encoding ferrous iron transport protein B, yielding MKNCHSAITRVSGNAQKRIILIGQPNTGKSTVFNRLTGLNAHVGNWHGITVDLLQGEINLDDELVEIVDLPGIYDLRGFSEDETVVQKFFADFAFDLVLVVVNASQIERQLNLILELRALGLPCIVLLNMADEAKRYGIDINHHLLAEKLAIPVFSVSAKYDKGFQPLLREVKREIHREKDSFQVPEIKAYLENNLKAGEKEQILADTVKLPSEGIKTLTDTLDNILLHPIFGLPIFFASMLGIFFLIWYLGLPSQDVMDFITTAIADKVIFPLVSPLPDIIQSFIINGVWLGFATVASFVPLIVIFFFVMAGVEDSGYLSRSAYLMDSFMAKMGLDGRAFVMQMMGFGCNVPALMGTRIIRDSRMRALSMLIIPFALCSARLAVFVFIISAIFPPHIAPLVLFSLYVLSFMASFAVAWVFSQSQEFQSKEPFIIELPPYRVPTVKQVLLRGWGEVREFLRRATNFIIIGCVAVWFLTSFPTNTTGLDTWGGQLGQFLAPIMQPIGIDPYLTLSLIFGFIAKEIVIGSFVTIYAMNTSALATYFGATISIPSALSFCVFCLLYTPCLTTVATLKAESKSWKLTIFSLLFSFAYAWLMAFIFYRGALLIIDN
- a CDS encoding mannose-1-phosphate guanylyltransferase; translation: MSKKFIPVILAGGKGERFWPLSRQKRPKQFLSLDDSGTSLLQATAERLLPLADGWENLLVITSALVADNVRQQLPQLPDSNILVEPVGKDTAPAVAWSSLIIAEKFGGGALAGFFPSDHWIGNQDQFLATIEAGINFAQQQQAIVTLGINPTYPSTGYGYIEQGESQGEINNLPVYKVSRFTEKPDQETATKFIATGQYNWNSGMFIFPVDLVIGELNKYAPEIMNPLQEKGEGAYEDLPKISIDYALMEKTDLAYILPADFGWDDLGDWGALERLLDSNDSNISNSNNITYDTKNSIIYSSEKEEIIMTIGVEDLVIVRDGNATLIAHKNNTQDIKKALKLLQKKRENDKFL
- a CDS encoding 2Fe-2S iron-sulfur cluster binding domain-containing protein, whose amino-acid sequence is MPNSYQVRLVNAQKNLDSTIEVMADEYILDAAERQGFNLPYSCRAGVCVSCTAKLTEGSVDHDYDFLKQKEIDAGFFLTCKAYATSDCVIKTHQEDALLDL
- the mnmA gene encoding tRNA 2-thiouridine(34) synthase MnmA; amino-acid sequence: MDKVVVGLSGGVDSSVAAASLHHQGYHVEGLTLWLMKGKGQCCSEGMVDAAAICEQLGIPHHIVDTRDLFQTHIIDYVIAGYEDGITPLPCSQCNRTVKFPPMLRYAQETLGIDKIATGHYARIQYDENTNRFQLLKAVDSNKDQSYFLYDLSQEILAHLVFPLGNHTKTETRALANEFNLSTAEKPESQDLCLIEAHGSMKDFLDQYIKPKAGEIVDLSGNVLGAHEGVHHYTIGQRKGLGVAYSEPLYVVKLDTVMNRVVVATREEGGKSECIVERMNWVSIAPTTTPLTAEAKIRYRTPPQPVNVIPLAEGKIKLVFNEPQFGVTPGQAAVIYHGEMLLGGGIISKF
- a CDS encoding MBL fold metallo-hydrolase; its protein translation is MNPINNFTEKNILTKGKGATKPPKQILDNIWAFPPNRDILGGTAYFIISDEGNILIDCPPYHEDNLQFLQRQGGVTYLFITNRDGISKHIKQITQALDCQLVIQEQELYLLPGLRAHSFEAEYQLTSECELIWTCGYSPGSSCFYYQPLGGVLFSGRHLLPNKNGKPAPLLLKKTFHWRRQLRHSELIYQRLEKSGLKYICPGANTGLLRGQGYFRCC
- a CDS encoding site-2 protease family protein, with translation MESIIIFLVLSVVIYFIINKTVKKITTTPPWLLWLALMTPSLIWLGWQLWHQGNDNPPAILLYLPLLISPIVYRWLIQIGKPKSNQPEAKKPVSSENNMNNDPFSPKSNLPPQQKSLPRPINDEEERALKDCFPWGVYYLQKIDYLPQAIVCLGKLRTAPEKAYPTVKANLEKVFQDRFFVIFQETMQGKPFFALVPNPDSAENQAKQPTEKLTKPLTALVLLILTLVTTTIIGTEIDGVTVTELENNARLVFNGLPYSLSLLLILGIHELSHYLFAVYYRIKTTLPYFIPIPFFLGTFGAFISMKSPMPNRKAMFDVALAGPLGGFLITIPVLVWGLNFSGVVPMAETPNMLDFNALDPRFSLIFAIISKIVFGSELGVGDALSLHPIAVSGYIGLIVTALNLMPVGQLDGGHIVHAMFGQSKAVIIGQITRFLMILLAFVRGEFLLWALILLFMPIADQPALNDVTELDNKRDFLGLLSLLLLIVILFPLPRALVSLLNL
- a CDS encoding DUF1957 domain-containing protein, translating into MALGYLALVLHAHLPFVRHPESDYVLEEEWLYEAITETYIPLLQVFQGLKRDGVDFKITMSMTPPLVSMLRDKLLQERYDEHLSKLQELITKEIELNKHNGHIKYLAEHYDQEFKATREVWEFYKGDLVSAFKQFQDSNNLEIITCGATHGYLPLMKMYPQAVWAQIEVACQHYEENFGARPRGIWLPECAYYEGLERMLADAGLRYFLTDGHGLLYARPRPRFGTYAPIFTETGVAVFGRDHESSQQVWSSEVGYPGDPVYREFYKDIGWEADYDYIKPYIMPNGQRKNVGIKYHKITSRQAGLSDKALYDPYWAKEKAAEHAGNFLYNRMQQVQHLAGIMQREPIVVSPYDAELYGHWWYEGPQFIDFLFRKAWFDQDTLSMIHLADYLKGHPQQQVAIPSQSSWGYKGFHEYWLNTTNAWIYPHLHKGAEKMINLAKREPADDLEWRALNQCARELLLAQSSDWAFIMRTGTMVPYAERRTKSHLLRLNKLEQDIYSGEIDSGWLEKVEAIDNIFPSINYRVYRPL